TCGCGGTCGCGTTGCTGGTCGTCGGGCTCGCAGGCCGCCGCTCCGCGTCGCACGGGCGGCGGTCCGGGGACGGCCGCAGCCCCGGCGACAGACCCGGCCCCGTCTGAACCGTCGGCCTCCGCGCCCCGGCCCTTTCACGGCCGTCATGTTTCCTCCCGTGACGTCGTCGCGTCACGATTCCGTCCGACGGTGCTCTCCATAGGTGTCGGGGACCACGGTCTGGTCGTGGTCCCCGATGCAGGTCTCGTTCTGCTCCTGGACCGAGACTTCCGTGCGCTGAGCTGATGCGGCTCGGAGCATGGGATGCGGGTGCCGGCGTTCCCTAAGATCGCCGCTGCGGCGGCATAGCCGGCACCCGCATTTTTCGTGTCCGCAGACCGTCGTCGCAGACGCCCCTTCCTGCGGATTCCGGCCGGTGTCCGGCTCACTGCTCCCGCTGCCGCAGCCCCTTCCTGGCGGTCCTTTTCGCGCTCCCCGCCCGCCGTCGTCGTGCTGTCGGCCGTCCGGGGATCTTCCACCGACCCCTGGAGCGGCACGGGCCGTGGTGACCCGCTGAACAGTTCCTGGGGACGCCAGCGGCGACGCGCGTGCAAGCGCATTAAGTGGGCCGAACCTGCGGATCGTGTCGCGAAAACGGCGATATTTTTCGCCATTCTTTTATGTGACTTGCACGACACGAAAATTTGTGCTGAAAGTCTGCATTTTTCTCGTCACGAATCCGTCAGACCCCTCACTAGGACCATGAACAGGCGAAAGGGGCGGCCGCCCTGGGCTCGGTGGAGCGCTGATGCCACAGGGAAGGACGGGCGTGATCTGGATCTTGCGTGCACTGCGCGAGGCCCTCACCACGGGGCGTCGTGCTTCGCGTCCGCGCTCCGACCGAGCAGGGACCGCAGCCGGGCTGCCGAAGTACATGACCTTCGACTGCCGGGACGGGATGCACGACGCCTGCCTGGTCTGCCGCTGCGAATGCCACAGGGAACTCCCGCTTGAGGAGATCTTCCTGGCTGAAGCCGCGCCGGAAACCCAGCCGGAACCCGAGATCCCCCTGTCGCCCGACGCTGTACCCGCCCTAAGGAGAGTCTGATGTTCGTGCCGTTTCGGCCTGGAAACCCACCAGCCGGGAGAAGACGTCCACTGATCGTGCGCCTGGCGCTGCTGTGTGCGCTGATCGCAGGCGCCGTGGTGAGCGGAGCCGCGCCCGCGCAGGCTCTCACTGCCCCGGCGCCTCGTTCCGTGCCCGCCGCACCCACCGCTTCGCTCATCCAGTGCACCGCCGGGGTCGTGTACGGCGTCTCGGCGAACGGCCAGCTCCAGCAGGTCACCGCCGGCACCGTGACCTCGATCGGCTCCCGTGCCAGCGGCGTCTCCAGCTTCAACGGCCTCGGCATCGGCACAGGCGGTTCCCCCGTCCTGGCGTACGAGCGCACGAACGGCGGCCGCACCGCCACCATGTTCTCCTTCGACCCGGTCGGCCTGACCTGGACCAACACGGGTGACGCCTACAACACCTCGCTGGACGGTTACAACGGCCAGCTCGTGGCCGGAGCCGTGGACCTCAAGACGGGCTCGTACTACTTCGGCGGCTTCTCCGGCAACGGCACGCAGTACTACCTCTGGCGGTACAACCCGGGCAGCTCGCCCCGCTTCACCTTCATGGGCACGCTGGACACCTCCACCAACGCGGCCTCCGCTTCCAACGGTGACATGGCGTTCGACGCCGCCGGCAACCTTTTCGTGGTGCGCGGCGTCGGTAGCACCACCACCGTCTTCTCCGTGACCGCCGCCAACCTCGCGGCCGGCACGGGCGGCACCATCCCGTCGTCGACGTCGAACTCCTTCACGACGAACGCGAACGTGAACGGTGTGGCCTTCGACGCCTCCGGCAAGGCCTACCTCGGCACCGGCAACACGGTCACGTCCTACGACATGCCGAACTGGACCAACGCCACGGTCGTGGCGTCCTCGACCTCCGGCTACTCCGGCACCGACCTGGCCTCCTGCTCCTCCCCGGCGACCATCACGCTGGAGAAGGACGTGCAGGGGCGTGTGAATGACACCGACCAGTTCGCTCTGAGCCTGACCCAGGGCTCCACCACTCTGGGCACCGCGACCACCACGGGCACAGCCACGGGTGTCCAGTCCCAGCGGGTGGGCCCGCTGCCCGCCGTCCGCGGCACCACCGTGAACTTCGCCGAGACCGGCGCCGGCGGCACGAACCTCTCCGGCTACACCAGCAGTTACCAGTGCACCGTCGACGGCCAGCCGATGACCCCCGCGGTCTCCGGCACCGGGACCTCCGGCTCCGTCACCATCCCGGTCACCGGCCAGGAGATCCTGTGCCGGATCGTCAACTCGCCGCGCTCCGCCGCGGTGACGGTCAACAAGACCTGGGTCGTGGACGGCAAGAGCTACGCCGACGGCCAGCAGCCCGCCGGGATCTCGGCGACGCCGTCGCTCACCCCCGGTGGCACCGGCACCGGCTCCGTCACGTGGGGCCAGCGCCGCACCGGCTTCACGATCGGCCAGAGCGTCGGCATCGGTGAGACCACCGTCATCGACCCGAACGCGTTCCCCGGCTGCACGCTCAGTTCCGCCACCATCTCCGGGCCGGGTGTCAACGGCACCCAGGCCATCGGGCAGCCCACCACCGTGAAGCTCCCGGGCACGGAGAACGTCTACCAGGTGACCAACACCGTCACCTGCCAGACGCTGACC
Above is a window of Arthrobacter sp. Y-9 DNA encoding:
- a CDS encoding SpaA isopeptide-forming pilin-related protein codes for the protein MRLALLCALIAGAVVSGAAPAQALTAPAPRSVPAAPTASLIQCTAGVVYGVSANGQLQQVTAGTVTSIGSRASGVSSFNGLGIGTGGSPVLAYERTNGGRTATMFSFDPVGLTWTNTGDAYNTSLDGYNGQLVAGAVDLKTGSYYFGGFSGNGTQYYLWRYNPGSSPRFTFMGTLDTSTNAASASNGDMAFDAAGNLFVVRGVGSTTTVFSVTAANLAAGTGGTIPSSTSNSFTTNANVNGVAFDASGKAYLGTGNTVTSYDMPNWTNATVVASSTSGYSGTDLASCSSPATITLEKDVQGRVNDTDQFALSLTQGSTTLGTATTTGTATGVQSQRVGPLPAVRGTTVNFAETGAGGTNLSGYTSSYQCTVDGQPMTPAVSGTGTSGSVTIPVTGQEILCRIVNSPRSAAVTVNKTWVVDGKSYADGQQPAGISATPSLTPGGTGTGSVTWGQRRTGFTIGQSVGIGETTVIDPNAFPGCTLSSATISGPGVNGTQAIGQPTTVKLPGTENVYQVTNTVTCQTLTVIKNVQNTHGGTRTATDWNGHLKATQGQNVLSYNTGQKRYVATGSYVISEDLLAGYAQAGITCQGGTLAADGKTVSVAAGANVTCTITNQDQAGSVTWKKADESGRALAGSVWTLTGPGGATQEITDCVAASAASCTGADKDPAAGAFNLAGLNLGDYTLVEKSAPAGYVLDTTPHRFTLTSDRKDFAFTTAFKNVQRAAVTLPLTGGTGSDLFTLGGLAVLLGAGVTAVVLHRRRAATS